The Apibacter raozihei genome contains a region encoding:
- the xrtK gene encoding exosortase K: protein MKHRNFTHYLIVLIIITILKLIYKYSEMDDLHFLLEPTSKIVGFLNNSSSIFIKDAGYYHESLNIIINKSCSGFNFLILCFAIHIFSIIPLLYTAQQRVYAFFILFVGSYFLTIVINSCRIVLIILLNKLLVAYGFSINWMHQAAGTFVYLFFLIVIYLTFNHLIARFAFIKSMKNDEKFA, encoded by the coding sequence ATGAAACATAGAAATTTTACACACTATCTTATAGTACTAATAATCATAACTATATTAAAATTAATATATAAATATTCGGAAATGGATGATCTTCACTTTCTTCTGGAACCAACAAGCAAAATCGTCGGTTTCCTCAACAATTCATCTTCAATTTTTATCAAGGACGCCGGATATTACCACGAAAGTTTAAATATAATAATCAATAAATCCTGTTCCGGATTTAACTTTTTAATCTTATGTTTTGCTATCCATATATTCTCAATAATTCCTTTACTATATACTGCTCAACAGCGAGTGTATGCATTTTTCATATTGTTTGTAGGTAGTTATTTTTTAACGATAGTTATTAATTCTTGCCGAATAGTACTTATTATTTTACTAAATAAACTCTTGGTTGCTTACGGATTTTCCATCAACTGGATGCATCAGGCTGCCGGAACTTTTGTATATCTATTTTTCCTCATAGTTATTTACTTAACTTTTAATCACTTAATCGCTCGATTCGCTTTTATTAAATCAATGAAAAACGATGAAAAATTTGCTTAA